One window of Deinococcus cellulosilyticus NBRC 106333 = KACC 11606 genomic DNA carries:
- a CDS encoding TolC family protein — MIALFMASSAFAVNPAPLASTALQKSATYQVALTEMQEATRGLSRTQSDPVALKPDLLSAQQRVSQAQAALISQMLQVRQQLLADLQNLDSLQGQLEAQQISLDIAQLNAQAARARLKAGAATQHDLNKAENDLDSAEKDVQSTKKQIQEATDRFKKRYGKTPDLSGDEKVTWKAEQLQTALKQHPRILKDSAALENADLQYQIKSSDLSPAIEAEQAKVALDNARKTYEDTLKEVQEGLEDALSQHQVAQNAVAAKEKALQLSKTNLTTQNARFQKGLISKLQVLQAQLEVSQAEGALGQARNSALKAAYSVLQAANWAPWEDAK, encoded by the coding sequence ATGATCGCACTCTTTATGGCTTCCAGCGCATTCGCAGTCAACCCCGCTCCCCTTGCTTCCACTGCACTGCAGAAAAGCGCAACCTATCAGGTGGCCCTCACCGAAATGCAGGAAGCCACCCGTGGCCTGTCCCGCACCCAGAGTGACCCGGTTGCCCTCAAACCTGATCTGCTCAGCGCCCAGCAGCGGGTCTCTCAGGCACAGGCCGCCCTGATCAGCCAGATGCTTCAGGTGAGGCAGCAACTGCTGGCTGACCTGCAGAACCTTGACAGCCTGCAAGGGCAGCTTGAAGCCCAGCAGATCAGCCTGGACATTGCACAGCTGAATGCCCAGGCTGCCAGGGCCCGCCTGAAAGCGGGAGCAGCCACCCAGCATGACCTCAACAAAGCAGAAAACGACCTGGACAGTGCTGAGAAGGACGTGCAGAGCACCAAAAAGCAGATCCAGGAAGCCACAGACCGCTTCAAAAAGAGGTACGGCAAAACCCCGGACCTCTCAGGAGATGAGAAAGTCACCTGGAAGGCCGAACAGTTGCAGACTGCCCTCAAGCAACATCCCAGAATCCTGAAAGACAGTGCAGCCCTGGAAAATGCAGACTTGCAATACCAGATCAAGTCCAGCGACCTGAGCCCTGCCATCGAGGCCGAACAGGCAAAAGTGGCCCTGGACAATGCCCGCAAGACCTATGAGGACACCCTCAAGGAAGTGCAGGAGGGGCTTGAAGATGCCCTCAGCCAGCATCAGGTGGCCCAGAACGCAGTGGCTGCAAAAGAAAAAGCCCTGCAACTTTCAAAAACCAACCTGACCACCCAGAATGCCCGTTTCCAGAAAGGTCTGATTTCAAAACTGCAGGTGTTGCAGGCCCAGCTTGAAGTCAGTCAGGCAGAGGGTGCCCTGGGTCAGGCCAGAAACTCTGCTCTCAAAGCAGCTTACAGTGTTCTGCAGGCCGCCAACTGGGCACCATGGGAGGATGCAAAATGA
- a CDS encoding TolC family protein, with protein MYRWTSILTLALLGAAHATSLPELLSLVEQQPTVRVAQLQIQEMQLKLTAPGVLPNVLLKGDVGYSKNQLTGSPDWSGDVGASVQYGLVTSNQQKTLIELELQKLQADLILTRIQSLKSLLDTEHLYRKTQLALQMAELDLRAQQLELKTRQARFALGAVTEGQVKNTELLVTRAEVSVKQQQVALRKAVSELQRLKLNLPDNLPELPLPPEDHAALSSDLLKNRKDLQELQVNAFKLNLANFPQLTLEGSYSNGSNALMGSLDQHLDAVLDYTYNFNPVNPQENWSIRLAAKFPLDFTRGSQQQINQQQQQVVKDNMNLLQSQMQRNKADALEQYRQNQELLLLSRQVVQLSQDALEQEKYRLAQGLVSEASVLQVQKELLKEQQNVMELEKTQLDLGLQVWEVYTWYPQNGK; from the coding sequence ATGTACAGATGGACCTCTATACTGACCCTGGCTCTGCTGGGGGCGGCGCATGCCACTTCATTGCCTGAGCTGCTGTCACTGGTGGAGCAGCAACCTACAGTCAGGGTGGCCCAATTGCAAATCCAGGAGATGCAGCTGAAGCTGACTGCTCCTGGGGTTCTGCCCAATGTGCTGCTGAAAGGCGATGTTGGATACAGCAAAAACCAGCTGACCGGAAGTCCAGACTGGAGTGGAGATGTTGGGGCCAGTGTGCAATACGGCCTTGTCACCAGCAATCAGCAGAAGACTTTGATTGAGCTTGAGCTTCAAAAACTGCAGGCCGATCTGATTCTCACCCGAATTCAGAGCCTGAAAAGTCTGCTTGACACAGAACACCTGTACCGCAAGACCCAGCTTGCCCTGCAAATGGCAGAACTGGACCTCAGGGCACAGCAACTGGAACTGAAGACCAGGCAGGCCCGATTTGCCCTGGGGGCGGTCACAGAGGGTCAGGTCAAAAACACTGAGCTGCTGGTCACACGGGCAGAGGTGAGTGTCAAACAACAGCAGGTGGCGCTCAGGAAAGCAGTTTCCGAATTGCAGAGGCTCAAACTCAATCTCCCGGACAACCTTCCTGAGTTGCCGCTGCCTCCAGAAGACCATGCAGCCCTTTCGTCAGATTTGTTAAAAAATCGTAAGGATTTGCAGGAACTGCAGGTGAATGCTTTTAAACTCAATCTGGCAAATTTTCCACAGTTGACCCTGGAGGGCAGCTATTCCAATGGCAGCAATGCCCTGATGGGCAGCCTGGATCAGCATCTCGATGCTGTTCTGGACTACACCTACAACTTCAACCCTGTGAACCCTCAGGAAAACTGGAGCATTCGTCTCGCAGCCAAATTTCCGCTGGATTTCACCCGGGGGAGCCAGCAGCAGATCAATCAGCAACAGCAGCAGGTCGTGAAAGACAACATGAACCTGCTGCAATCCCAGATGCAACGCAACAAAGCAGATGCACTGGAACAATACCGCCAGAATCAGGAATTGCTTCTGCTTTCCAGGCAGGTGGTCCAGCTCAGTCAGGACGCACTCGAGCAGGAAAAATACCGACTTGCGCAGGGACTGGTCAGTGAGGCCAGTGTGCTGCAGGTACAAAAAGAGCTGCTGAAAGAGCAGCAGAACGTCATGGAACTTGAAAAGACCCAGCTGGATCTGGGTTTGCAGGTATGGGAGGTTTACACATGGTATCCGCAAAATGGCAAATGA
- the trmFO gene encoding methylenetetrahydrofolate--tRNA-(uracil(54)-C(5))-methyltransferase (FADH(2)-oxidizing) TrmFO: MKSISIIGAGLSGSEAALAAAQLGVQVHLYEMRPTKMTPAHHTGNFAELVCSNSLGGEGNTNAKGLLQAEIAHAGSLIMEAARESRVPAGGALAVAREGFSAYVTEKVRQHPLIQVYGEEVTKVPEGIVVLASGPLTSDALAEDLKRYTDGEHLSFYDAAAPVISFDSINMEIAYRKGRYDQEADYINCPMNREQYDHWYNTIQEARQHTPHDWEKLEFFEGCMPIEEIARRGKDTPRFGPMKPRGLHDPRTDREPYAVVQLRQEDQDGRMWSLVGFQTGLKWGDQKLMVQSIPGLEEADIVRYGVMHRNTYLCAPKVLNNTLQLKADPNVLVAGVLSGTEGYLESAATGWLAGTNAARLALGLEPVCPPEESMLGGLVRYLASANPKGFQPMNTNWALVPDFTIEGRKKIGKREKRPLMFERGLNAFKAWHAGLDQVTAGQI; the protein is encoded by the coding sequence GTGAAAAGCATCAGCATCATCGGCGCAGGACTCAGTGGATCAGAAGCTGCACTTGCAGCGGCACAGCTCGGGGTGCAGGTCCATCTGTATGAGATGCGTCCCACCAAAATGACCCCCGCCCACCACACAGGCAATTTTGCCGAACTGGTGTGCTCCAACAGCCTGGGCGGCGAGGGGAACACCAATGCCAAAGGCCTGCTCCAGGCCGAGATTGCCCACGCAGGAAGCCTGATCATGGAAGCGGCCCGGGAATCCCGGGTTCCTGCAGGAGGCGCACTGGCTGTGGCCAGAGAGGGTTTCAGTGCATACGTGACCGAAAAAGTCAGGCAGCACCCTCTGATTCAGGTGTACGGGGAAGAGGTCACAAAGGTTCCCGAAGGCATCGTGGTGCTGGCCAGCGGACCCCTCACCTCAGATGCTCTGGCAGAAGACCTCAAAAGGTACACCGATGGAGAACACCTCTCTTTTTATGATGCAGCAGCTCCCGTGATCTCCTTTGACAGCATCAACATGGAAATTGCGTACCGCAAAGGCCGTTACGATCAGGAGGCAGACTACATCAACTGCCCCATGAACCGTGAGCAGTACGACCACTGGTACAACACCATCCAGGAGGCTCGGCAGCACACCCCACACGACTGGGAGAAACTGGAGTTCTTTGAGGGATGCATGCCCATTGAGGAAATTGCCCGCCGAGGCAAGGACACCCCCAGATTTGGACCCATGAAACCCCGGGGCCTGCATGACCCACGCACGGACCGTGAGCCTTATGCCGTCGTCCAGTTGCGACAGGAGGATCAGGATGGCCGCATGTGGAGCCTGGTCGGCTTTCAGACCGGCCTGAAGTGGGGCGACCAGAAACTGATGGTCCAGAGCATCCCTGGACTTGAAGAAGCAGACATCGTGCGGTACGGGGTGATGCACCGCAACACCTACCTGTGCGCCCCGAAAGTCCTGAACAACACCCTGCAATTGAAAGCCGACCCCAATGTGCTGGTGGCCGGTGTGCTGTCCGGAACCGAAGGCTACCTGGAAAGTGCAGCCACAGGCTGGCTTGCCGGAACCAATGCCGCCAGACTGGCCCTGGGTCTGGAACCTGTCTGCCCTCCTGAAGAAAGCATGCTGGGCGGTCTGGTCCGTTACCTCGCCAGTGCAAACCCCAAAGGCTTCCAGCCCATGAACACCAACTGGGCCCTGGTTCCAGACTTCACCATTGAGGGGCGCAAGAAAATCGGCAAAAGGGAAAAGCGCCCACTGATGTTCGAGCGGGGCCTGAATGCCTTCAAAGCATGGCATGCCGGGCTTGATCAGGTGACCGCCGGACAGATCTGA
- a CDS encoding S8 family peptidase — protein sequence MRKLQVGVVLLTALLAACSSSTTPSVDTAQSLTLDSQAQFVPGEVIVKFKDGVAAQGISKLGIDANVDRTLSGGEVVLKLAGVSKQGMDAGAVTIESSAGKATLDAINKLRGQSNVEYAEPNFIMQATAVPNDTYYAQHQWDMRQMNLPNAWNVTTGSGSPVVAVIDTGKTNHPDLAGRWVTGYDFISSSTTAKDGNGRDSDPTDVGDSGVCNGVNSPNSWHGTHVAGTIGAATNNNMGVAGVNWNARISALRVLGKCGGTTTDIADSIRWAAGIAVTGVPTNPNPAKVINMSLGAYTGTSCPSTYQNAINAAVARGVTVVIAAGNDNKTASGATPANCANVVTIAATRKDGGRAWYSNYGSVVDVAAPGGETNDANGNIDRDGDGYVDGILSTLLNSTGSSYNYTFYQGTSMATPHVAGLVSLMYAVKPTITPAQVESILKNTARPITHSTCSVGCGAGLVDAYAAVNSAKALP from the coding sequence ATGCGCAAGTTACAAGTCGGAGTTGTTCTTCTCACTGCACTGCTCGCTGCCTGCTCCAGCTCCACCACCCCCAGCGTGGACACCGCTCAGTCCCTGACGCTGGACAGCCAGGCCCAGTTTGTGCCTGGTGAAGTGATTGTGAAGTTTAAAGATGGTGTTGCTGCACAGGGCATCAGCAAGCTGGGCATCGACGCCAATGTGGACCGCACCCTCAGTGGCGGTGAAGTGGTCCTGAAACTGGCTGGTGTCAGCAAGCAAGGGATGGACGCTGGTGCAGTGACCATTGAGAGCTCTGCAGGCAAGGCCACCCTGGATGCCATCAACAAACTGCGTGGTCAGAGCAACGTGGAATATGCAGAGCCCAACTTCATCATGCAGGCCACAGCTGTGCCCAATGACACCTACTATGCGCAGCATCAGTGGGACATGCGACAGATGAACCTGCCCAACGCCTGGAACGTCACCACGGGCTCTGGCAGCCCTGTGGTTGCTGTGATCGACACCGGCAAGACCAACCACCCTGACCTTGCGGGCAGATGGGTGACGGGTTATGACTTCATCTCCAGCTCCACCACTGCCAAAGATGGCAACGGCCGGGACAGCGATCCCACCGATGTGGGCGACAGTGGCGTGTGCAATGGGGTCAACTCTCCCAACTCCTGGCACGGCACCCATGTCGCTGGAACCATCGGTGCTGCCACCAACAACAACATGGGTGTGGCAGGCGTGAACTGGAATGCCCGCATCAGTGCCCTGCGTGTGCTGGGCAAGTGCGGTGGAACCACCACGGACATCGCGGATTCCATCCGCTGGGCTGCAGGGATCGCTGTCACGGGTGTGCCCACCAACCCCAACCCTGCCAAGGTCATCAACATGAGCCTTGGTGCCTACACGGGCACCTCCTGCCCCTCGACGTACCAGAACGCCATCAATGCAGCTGTGGCCCGTGGCGTGACCGTGGTGATTGCCGCTGGCAATGACAACAAGACAGCCTCTGGTGCAACCCCTGCCAACTGTGCCAACGTGGTCACCATTGCGGCCACCCGCAAGGATGGTGGACGTGCATGGTACTCCAACTACGGCAGTGTGGTGGATGTGGCTGCACCCGGTGGTGAAACCAACGATGCCAATGGCAACATTGACCGTGACGGAGACGGTTATGTGGACGGCATCCTCTCCACCCTGCTCAACAGCACGGGCAGCAGCTACAACTACACCTTCTACCAGGGCACCAGCATGGCCACCCCCCACGTGGCAGGTCTGGTCAGCCTGATGTATGCCGTGAAACCCACCATCACCCCTGCACAGGTGGAAAGCATCCTCAAGAACACCGCCAGACCCATCACCCACAGCACCTGCAGTGTGGGTTGTGGTGCAGGTCTGGTGGATGCCTATGCAGCGGTCAACTCTGCAAAAGCCCTTCCCTGA
- a CDS encoding class I SAM-dependent rRNA methyltransferase: protein MSDLAATLTQAWNRRKALNLLPDTTFFRALHLTESHGMTLDVVGQVGILSFYQHFSEAQEQTIFGTLQRVLPLETVYLKRRPVEARHVTNTSREWLSPEHPIYGPPQSEIIGLEQQVKYLFRPGSDLSVGLFADMRLARQWVREQAAPRVLNTFSYTCGFGLNATLGGSQTVKNVDASRKVLEWGKENYTLNGCETADLDFIYGDVQEWLKRFHKREDQFDLIVLDPPSFSRSKKGIWRAETHYGQLVSETLPILSKGGMLLACCNHAGISMAQFKNQIRKDNPGLKFHRSLPVSPDFPAEQESHLKITVWGR, encoded by the coding sequence ATGTCTGATCTTGCTGCAACCCTCACCCAGGCCTGGAACAGGCGCAAAGCCCTGAACCTGCTGCCTGACACCACTTTCTTCCGTGCCCTGCACCTCACAGAATCCCACGGAATGACCCTTGATGTGGTGGGTCAGGTGGGCATCCTGAGCTTTTATCAGCATTTTTCAGAAGCACAAGAACAGACCATTTTTGGAACCCTGCAAAGGGTCCTCCCCCTGGAAACGGTTTACCTGAAACGCAGACCGGTAGAGGCGCGCCATGTGACCAACACCAGCAGAGAATGGCTGAGTCCAGAACATCCCATTTATGGTCCACCACAATCCGAAATCATTGGACTGGAACAACAGGTGAAGTACCTGTTCAGGCCTGGCTCTGACCTGAGCGTTGGATTGTTTGCCGACATGCGCCTGGCCCGACAATGGGTCAGGGAACAGGCAGCACCCCGGGTGCTCAACACCTTCAGTTACACCTGCGGTTTTGGCCTCAACGCCACCCTTGGAGGGAGCCAGACCGTAAAGAATGTGGATGCCAGCCGTAAAGTGCTGGAGTGGGGCAAGGAAAACTACACCCTCAATGGCTGTGAAACAGCTGATCTGGACTTCATTTATGGCGATGTCCAGGAATGGCTGAAACGCTTTCACAAGCGGGAAGACCAGTTTGACCTGATCGTTCTGGATCCACCCAGTTTTTCCCGCAGTAAAAAAGGCATCTGGCGGGCAGAAACCCACTACGGTCAGTTGGTTTCAGAGACCCTGCCCATCCTCAGCAAAGGAGGCATGCTGCTGGCCTGTTGCAACCATGCAGGCATCAGCATGGCCCAGTTCAAAAACCAGATCCGCAAGGACAATCCGGGCCTGAAATTTCACCGCAGCCTGCCTGTATCCCCGGATTTCCCTGCAGAGCAAGAAAGCCATCTGAAAATCACTGTGTGGGGCAGGTGA
- a CDS encoding thioredoxin family protein: protein MQLVPLTTPEEVDTFLAENPLSAIFKAGTCHKTMQGFSVVEQFLKRHDLPVGFIRVVEWRPASNHVASLTQIIHHSPQFILFKDQKAVFDVDNWDITPEALSPVFEEYVPERQDQAGEVKGNLTPYIDLTERFLKGELTPYQYQTYFTDTFRADGSLRSKQEFELLSRMFGDPDAFHGGLHSLGNPNEDESMKQRATELLEALKALS from the coding sequence ATGCAACTGGTACCCCTCACCACACCTGAAGAAGTCGATACCTTTCTCGCTGAGAACCCTCTTTCTGCCATTTTCAAAGCTGGAACCTGCCACAAAACCATGCAGGGTTTCAGCGTTGTCGAGCAGTTCCTGAAGCGCCATGACCTGCCTGTGGGCTTCATCCGTGTGGTCGAATGGCGTCCTGCCAGCAACCATGTGGCATCCCTGACCCAGATCATCCACCACAGCCCCCAGTTCATCCTCTTCAAGGACCAGAAAGCTGTGTTTGATGTGGACAACTGGGACATCACCCCTGAAGCCCTGTCTCCTGTCTTCGAGGAATACGTTCCTGAGCGGCAGGACCAGGCCGGTGAAGTCAAGGGCAACCTCACCCCTTACATTGACCTGACCGAGCGTTTTCTCAAGGGTGAACTGACCCCCTACCAGTACCAGACCTACTTCACCGACACCTTCCGTGCCGACGGTTCTCTGCGCTCCAAGCAAGAATTTGAGCTGCTGAGCCGCATGTTCGGTGACCCTGATGCCTTCCACGGTGGTCTGCACTCCCTGGGCAACCCCAATGAAGACGAAAGCATGAAGCAAAGGGCCACTGAACTTCTGGAAGCGCTTAAAGCCCTTTCCTGA
- the panB gene encoding 3-methyl-2-oxobutanoate hydroxymethyltransferase produces the protein MPKYTVPDFAALRGKQKIVMLTAYDYAGAVMAEAAGVDLILVGDSLGMVVLGYESTVFVTMQDMIHHTRAVKRGARESFIVVDMPFGSVQTGLTDALRNAVHLIKETGADAVKIEGGEEVVEIIRHLSQSGIPVVGHVGLTPQTAVNLGGFKVQGKTVQDAQQILRDAQAVADAGAFMVVLEAIPAPLAQKITERLNIPTIGIGAGPHLDGQVLVYHDVLGFFDRFTPKFVKQYAQMSKLGTEALQQFVREVRTGVFPGPEHSFSMKEEVLSRLY, from the coding sequence ATGCCCAAGTACACAGTGCCTGATTTTGCAGCCTTGCGGGGAAAACAGAAAATCGTGATGCTGACCGCTTACGATTATGCGGGTGCCGTGATGGCCGAAGCTGCTGGCGTGGACCTCATTCTGGTGGGAGACAGCCTGGGAATGGTGGTCCTGGGATATGAATCCACTGTTTTTGTCACCATGCAGGACATGATTCACCACACCCGTGCTGTCAAACGGGGGGCCAGAGAAAGCTTCATTGTTGTGGACATGCCTTTTGGCAGTGTGCAGACAGGCCTCACCGATGCCCTGAGAAATGCTGTTCACCTGATCAAGGAAACAGGGGCAGATGCGGTCAAGATTGAAGGGGGAGAGGAAGTGGTGGAGATCATCCGGCACCTGTCCCAGTCTGGCATTCCTGTGGTGGGTCATGTGGGCCTTACCCCACAGACTGCAGTGAACCTTGGAGGATTCAAGGTGCAGGGCAAGACTGTTCAAGACGCCCAGCAGATCCTGCGTGACGCCCAGGCGGTTGCAGATGCAGGCGCTTTTATGGTTGTTCTGGAAGCCATTCCTGCCCCTCTGGCCCAGAAGATCACCGAGCGTCTGAACATTCCCACCATTGGCATTGGTGCAGGTCCACATCTCGATGGTCAGGTGCTGGTGTACCACGATGTGCTTGGATTTTTTGACCGGTTCACACCCAAATTCGTAAAACAGTATGCACAGATGTCCAAACTGGGCACCGAGGCCCTGCAGCAGTTCGTGCGTGAGGTACGCACCGGAGTGTTCCCTGGCCCGGAGCACAGCTTCTCCATGAAAGAAGAAGTGCTCAGCAGGCTGTATTGA